The Candidatus Methylomirabilis lanthanidiphila genome contains a region encoding:
- a CDS encoding transporter, giving the protein MIRKYGQRVGLIVLAVVVTLLATEFEVWARAGGGRSFGSRGFRSYSSPSRNYYRPTTPAQPRPEPQSPSAAPASAPFGGGFMRSLAGGMLGGLLGGMLFRSLGFAGFGGMGGGFGLMDMVILGAIGLAIYWVVKRRSQPAPAEGPYQRQSVGRAGVAWGEREPERYQGSSSQATMVQETDLDQGLSHIRQMDPGFEEGRFREACTDLFFKVQAAWANRDLEPVRAIVTPEMFAQLSADVLRLKNERRINRLENIAVRSVEPTEAWQEQGQDYVTVRFLANLLDYTVDEATAQVVDGSRTDPVKFEEYWTVTRPVGPNPWQLTAINQAER; this is encoded by the coding sequence ATGATACGAAAGTACGGACAACGCGTCGGGCTCATCGTGCTTGCGGTAGTTGTGACCCTGCTGGCCACAGAGTTTGAGGTATGGGCGCGGGCGGGCGGCGGCCGTAGTTTCGGGAGCCGCGGCTTCCGCAGCTACTCCAGCCCAAGTCGCAACTACTATCGTCCAACAACTCCCGCTCAGCCGCGGCCTGAACCGCAATCTCCGTCCGCGGCCCCGGCGTCTGCGCCGTTTGGAGGCGGGTTCATGCGGAGTCTGGCAGGAGGCATGTTGGGCGGGCTGCTCGGCGGCATGCTGTTTCGGAGTCTGGGCTTCGCAGGCTTTGGCGGCATGGGCGGGGGATTCGGCTTGATGGACATGGTGATCCTGGGCGCGATCGGCTTGGCAATCTACTGGGTGGTGAAGCGGCGGTCGCAACCGGCGCCAGCCGAGGGGCCGTATCAGCGCCAGTCGGTCGGCCGAGCAGGCGTCGCGTGGGGTGAACGCGAGCCGGAGCGATACCAGGGCTCGTCTTCGCAGGCCACTATGGTTCAAGAAACCGATCTGGACCAGGGACTATCCCACATCCGGCAGATGGACCCCGGTTTTGAGGAGGGGCGATTCCGGGAGGCGTGCACCGATCTCTTTTTCAAGGTCCAGGCAGCCTGGGCCAATCGCGATCTGGAACCGGTTCGTGCAATCGTTACGCCCGAGATGTTTGCTCAGCTTAGCGCCGATGTGTTGCGGCTCAAGAACGAACGAAGGATCAACCGTCTGGAGAATATTGCGGTCCGCTCCGTCGAACCGACGGAAGCATGGCAGGAGCAAGGGCAGGACTACGTCACTGTACGGTTTCTCGCGAACCTTCTCGATTATACTGTAGACGAAGCAACTGCGCAGGTGGTAGACGGCAGCCGAACCGACCCGGTGAAGTTTGAGGAGTACTGGACCGTCACGCGCCCTGTCGGGCCGAATCCTTGGCAGCTTACGGCTATCAATCAGGCAGAGCGCTAA
- a CDS encoding cold-shock protein: MRLTGKIKWFNDSKGYGFIERSDGDDVFVHYSAIQGSGFRSLAEGQAVEFEVVDGPKGKQAANVTKL, from the coding sequence GTGCGGTTAACTGGAAAGATTAAGTGGTTCAATGACAGCAAGGGGTATGGTTTCATCGAGCGATCGGATGGCGACGATGTCTTTGTGCATTATTCCGCCATCCAGGGTTCGGGCTTCAGGTCACTGGCTGAGGGTCAGGCCGTCGAGTTTGAAGTCGTCGATGGTCCAAAGGGAAAACAAGCCGCGAACGTCACCAAGCTGTAA
- a CDS encoding radical SAM protein, with product MHEYSESPQSLLSSQAHKYRTLRIVFVKPSQYDDDGYVIRFWKGVLPSNTLSVLRGLTEDVVKRGVLGDIAVQLDTFDEVAQKVPVKRIIKWSRQPGTKLVVCLVAVQTPQFPRALDFGKQFRAHGIDVIIGGFHTSGTVNVIGDQDPDIQELYRESIVVVAGEVEGHWGGILTDVVNGQLKPLYSFADDLKNLVDIENAPLPVTSPKTMKHFARPNFGTVETSRGCPFSCSFCTIINVQGRMMRERSPEAIATLIRRNYLERGVNFYFLTDDNFARKKLWRETFEAIIRLRGEGINISFMMQVDLARKPKDFVRLAAEAGCSQVFVGLESVNPENLQSQGKGQNKVEEYVGTIREWHDAGVVVHAAYIIGLPFDTKEQVDRDIQYLMDVIQPDQASFFMLTPLPGSEDHREMKLRGEWMDPDLNKRDSFHATTAHPHMTTEEWTAAYQEAWQAFYSKENMAKILARWRDNPWIYWNLVNVYLWYKNAALIEKQHPMVAGFFRLKERLARRPGCSIDPVPVHLWKRTKEVCRLFMAWARFLKEMEEIWLQTRPRSEREKRFFDEAQRIQGEIWQTLKIAEWQKAYSDAKTALPAKVRALLDPFEELPSKMLLSRHDLNIFLKRWGDLQGKIQALHRSWIWGDGPAKKWFEHLYALHRDAWQSIKVHEWQEVYSGIQGRLPSRLDRLYVRYDALSNQIVCSRRDLNAFWTKTRQNLSEMRFWHIRPSKLVITCFKELLLTIAFARSLVASLRRKRTGVPQP from the coding sequence ATGCACGAATATTCGGAATCACCGCAGTCGCTGCTCTCCTCTCAAGCCCACAAATACAGGACCCTTCGAATCGTCTTTGTCAAACCCTCGCAATATGATGATGATGGCTACGTCATTCGCTTCTGGAAGGGCGTCCTGCCCAGCAACACCCTCAGCGTGCTCCGGGGCCTGACCGAAGATGTCGTGAAGCGCGGTGTCCTGGGAGACATCGCCGTTCAACTGGATACCTTTGACGAGGTCGCTCAAAAGGTTCCTGTGAAGCGGATTATCAAGTGGAGCCGCCAACCTGGGACGAAACTGGTGGTGTGTCTGGTAGCAGTTCAAACCCCCCAATTCCCAAGAGCGCTCGATTTTGGCAAGCAGTTCCGCGCGCATGGGATTGATGTCATCATCGGTGGATTCCATACCAGTGGAACCGTTAATGTTATCGGCGACCAGGACCCGGACATTCAGGAGCTCTATCGGGAATCGATTGTGGTTGTGGCCGGTGAGGTGGAAGGCCATTGGGGGGGGATCCTGACCGATGTCGTGAACGGACAATTGAAACCCCTCTATTCCTTTGCCGACGACCTCAAGAATCTAGTCGATATCGAAAATGCCCCTCTCCCCGTGACCAGCCCCAAAACGATGAAGCATTTTGCCAGGCCCAACTTCGGGACCGTAGAAACCTCTCGGGGCTGCCCGTTTTCATGCTCCTTCTGCACCATTATCAATGTGCAGGGCCGCATGATGCGAGAGCGCTCCCCGGAGGCGATCGCGACACTGATCCGGAGAAATTACTTGGAGCGCGGCGTCAACTTCTACTTTCTCACGGACGACAATTTTGCTCGCAAGAAGTTGTGGCGTGAGACCTTTGAAGCGATCATTCGGCTGCGCGGGGAGGGGATCAACATCTCCTTCATGATGCAGGTGGACCTGGCCCGCAAACCGAAGGACTTCGTGCGTCTCGCTGCGGAGGCCGGTTGCAGCCAGGTATTTGTCGGTCTGGAGAGCGTGAACCCCGAGAATCTCCAGTCCCAGGGTAAGGGGCAGAATAAGGTCGAGGAGTATGTGGGCACGATTCGCGAGTGGCACGATGCCGGCGTGGTTGTCCACGCCGCCTATATCATCGGCTTGCCCTTCGATACGAAGGAGCAGGTGGATCGCGATATTCAATACCTCATGGATGTGATTCAGCCGGATCAGGCCTCTTTCTTCATGCTGACCCCGCTACCGGGTTCTGAGGATCATCGGGAGATGAAGTTGCGCGGGGAGTGGATGGACCCCGATCTTAACAAGCGGGATTCGTTCCACGCCACGACCGCGCACCCCCATATGACCACTGAGGAGTGGACCGCCGCGTATCAAGAGGCCTGGCAAGCGTTTTACAGCAAAGAGAATATGGCGAAGATCCTGGCGCGATGGCGTGATAATCCCTGGATATATTGGAATCTCGTCAATGTGTACCTGTGGTACAAGAACGCCGCCCTGATCGAGAAGCAGCATCCGATGGTTGCGGGCTTTTTCCGCCTGAAGGAACGGCTTGCGCGGCGGCCGGGGTGTTCGATTGATCCGGTACCGGTCCATCTCTGGAAACGCACGAAAGAGGTGTGCCGTCTGTTTATGGCATGGGCCCGCTTCCTGAAAGAGATGGAAGAGATCTGGCTGCAGACCAGGCCGAGGAGTGAAAGAGAAAAACGATTTTTCGACGAGGCTCAACGGATTCAGGGCGAGATCTGGCAGACCTTAAAGATTGCGGAGTGGCAAAAGGCGTATAGCGATGCCAAGACAGCGTTGCCCGCAAAGGTTCGGGCCCTGCTCGATCCCTTTGAAGAGCTTCCCTCCAAGATGTTGCTCAGTCGTCACGACCTGAATATATTCCTGAAGAGATGGGGTGACCTCCAGGGCAAGATTCAGGCGCTCCATCGATCGTGGATATGGGGAGACGGGCCCGCCAAGAAATGGTTTGAACACCTGTATGCGCTCCATCGAGATGCCTGGCAGAGCATAAAGGTTCATGAATGGCAAGAGGTCTATTCCGGTATTCAGGGACGGCTCCCGTCGCGATTGGATCGGCTCTATGTCAGATATGATGCCCTCAGCAACCAGATTGTCTGTTCGCGTCGGGACCTCAATGCGTTCTGGACCAAAACGCGGCAAAACCTGAGCGAGATGCGATTCTGGCATATCCGCCCTTCCAAGCTTGTGATTACCTGTTTTAAGGAGTTGCTTCTGACAATAGCGTTTGCGCGGAGTCTCGTTGCATCGCTTCGCCGGAAGAGGACAGGGGTGCCGCAGCCATAA
- a CDS encoding alcohol dehydrogenase, producing the protein MRALCLNGARPIEDQPLMPVELPAPVPGPGELRLRIEACGLCRTDLHIIEGDLPLPALPVVPGHQIVGVVDQVGEGVTRFQARDRLGVPWLYSTCGRCAFCRRDQENLCDAARFTGYHVNGGYAEFVVVREAFAYPLPSDISTIHAAPLLCAGVIGFRALRLSEIKPGERLGLYGFGGSAHIAIQVAVHWGCEVCVFTRSEAHRTLARQLGAHWAGRVEDAPPGPLDGAVIFAPAGRLVPEALRVLRKGGTIAAAGITMSPIPELDYALLYQERTVRSVANSTRQDVRDLLRLAVEIPIRTEVRTFPLQEANHALQLLKESRLSGAGVLTI; encoded by the coding sequence ATGCGGGCGTTATGTCTGAATGGTGCGCGCCCGATCGAGGACCAGCCGCTTATGCCGGTCGAACTGCCGGCGCCGGTCCCTGGCCCGGGCGAGCTCCGCCTGAGGATCGAGGCCTGCGGTCTCTGCCGAACCGACCTGCACATCATTGAGGGCGACCTTCCGCTCCCCGCGCTCCCCGTTGTGCCCGGTCACCAGATTGTCGGTGTGGTTGATCAGGTCGGGGAGGGTGTGACGCGCTTTCAGGCACGCGATCGGCTGGGTGTGCCCTGGCTGTATTCCACCTGCGGCCGATGCGCCTTCTGCCGGCGCGATCAGGAAAATCTCTGCGACGCCGCCCGCTTTACCGGCTACCATGTGAACGGCGGGTATGCGGAGTTCGTGGTGGTGCGCGAGGCATTTGCGTACCCGTTGCCGTCCGACATCTCAACGATCCATGCGGCGCCCTTACTCTGCGCGGGCGTTATCGGCTTCCGCGCCCTGCGACTGAGCGAGATCAAGCCCGGCGAGCGCCTGGGACTGTATGGATTCGGCGGCTCGGCGCATATCGCCATCCAGGTGGCGGTCCACTGGGGTTGCGAGGTGTGTGTCTTTACCCGGAGCGAGGCGCATCGCACCCTGGCCCGCCAACTTGGCGCCCATTGGGCGGGCCGAGTCGAGGACGCCCCGCCGGGGCCGCTCGATGGCGCGGTGATCTTTGCGCCTGCCGGGCGGCTGGTGCCGGAGGCGCTTCGGGTTCTCAGAAAGGGCGGGACGATCGCCGCCGCCGGCATCACCATGAGTCCGATCCCGGAGCTTGACTATGCCCTGCTCTATCAGGAGCGGACCGTTCGAAGCGTCGCCAACAGCACCCGGCAGGATGTGCGGGATCTCTTGCGTCTGGCAGTCGAGATCCCGATTCGAACCGAGGTCCGCACCTTCCCTCTCCAAGAGGCGAATCACGCCCTCCAACTTCTGAAAGAGAGTCGGCTCAGCGGCGCCGGGGTCCTGACGATCTGA
- the recO gene encoding DNA repair protein RecO, with translation MPLHTTEAIVIGGYNLGEADRIIPFFTRRLGKIRAVAKGARRVRSRYGGTLELFTLGQLVFFESPHRTLHKINEFSVVEPFAGLKDDLRRLSRGAYLVELAGASIEEGESNEEIFLLLRDALTLLVLHDEPRLLRSFEIRLLRIVGYLLELYRCLVCQSALGPGAEPAISPTRGGLVCSTCLSRAPDSVPISLESLGFLRSVLHGGLEQSLAVPLADPCITNLQEVLRVCITHFFGKRLRSVAFLSLVE, from the coding sequence ATGCCTTTGCACACAACCGAAGCGATTGTGATCGGCGGGTACAATCTTGGCGAGGCGGATCGAATTATTCCGTTCTTCACGCGACGGCTGGGGAAGATCCGTGCGGTCGCGAAAGGCGCCAGACGGGTTCGCAGTCGGTACGGCGGGACGCTGGAGCTGTTCACGCTTGGTCAGCTCGTCTTTTTTGAGTCGCCTCACCGGACCCTCCATAAGATCAACGAGTTCTCGGTCGTTGAGCCGTTCGCCGGGCTCAAAGACGATCTGAGGCGGTTAAGTCGAGGTGCCTATCTCGTAGAGTTGGCGGGCGCATCTATCGAGGAGGGAGAGTCGAACGAGGAGATCTTTCTCTTACTGCGGGATGCCCTGACGCTGCTCGTCCTCCATGATGAACCGCGACTGCTCAGGTCGTTCGAGATCCGTCTGCTCAGGATTGTCGGATACCTGTTAGAGCTCTATCGCTGTCTGGTATGCCAATCTGCGTTGGGGCCCGGCGCTGAGCCTGCCATCAGCCCGACCCGCGGTGGGCTGGTCTGCTCCACGTGCCTCTCTCGGGCGCCGGATAGTGTACCAATCTCATTAGAATCATTAGGCTTTCTGCGCTCGGTGTTGCATGGGGGTCTGGAACAGTCGTTGGCTGTACCGCTCGCCGACCCCTGCATCACCAACCTGCAAGAGGTCCTGAGGGTGTGCATTACCCACTTCTTTGGGAAACGACTTCGGTCTGTCGCCTTCCTCTCTCTCGTTGAATAG
- a CDS encoding GTPase Era, translated as MNVHKSGFIVIVGRPNVGKSTLMNRLLGHKVSIVSPRPQTTRTQIRGIKNLPGAQLIFLDTPGIDKSGGYFHRLLVKTATNSLEGADLILWMVEAPDPLSQDDKLILEILKRVTSPILLAINKVDLAEKESLLPTIDRFRTLLTFAEIVPISATAGDNVALLESLLVQYLPEGPPLYPLDQVTDQPEQFIIAELIRERVFRSVYQEVPYAVAVLVEKVRAREGRALTDVEATIYVEKDSQKAIIIGRGGGMLKRIGELVRPEIEKLLGTQVFLKLWVKVRSDWQKDDEALKRLGYLQQ; from the coding sequence ATGAACGTTCATAAATCCGGATTTATCGTAATCGTTGGCCGCCCCAATGTGGGCAAATCGACCCTCATGAATCGCCTGTTGGGGCATAAGGTGTCGATTGTATCTCCCAGGCCGCAGACGACCAGGACTCAGATCAGGGGGATTAAGAATCTGCCGGGGGCGCAATTAATCTTCCTGGATACGCCAGGGATCGATAAATCGGGCGGCTATTTCCATCGGCTGCTGGTCAAAACGGCCACGAACAGCCTGGAGGGGGCAGATCTGATCCTCTGGATGGTGGAAGCCCCCGACCCGCTCTCTCAGGACGATAAGCTGATTCTGGAGATTCTGAAACGCGTCACATCTCCGATTCTGCTCGCCATCAATAAGGTCGATCTCGCCGAGAAAGAAAGCCTGCTGCCGACAATCGATCGCTTCCGAACATTGCTGACATTTGCCGAGATTGTCCCGATCTCCGCCACGGCAGGCGATAACGTGGCGCTCCTGGAGTCGCTGCTGGTCCAATATCTCCCGGAGGGACCGCCGCTGTATCCGCTTGATCAAGTGACCGACCAGCCGGAGCAGTTCATCATTGCCGAGTTGATCCGCGAGCGGGTCTTTCGCTCGGTCTACCAGGAGGTACCGTACGCGGTGGCCGTATTGGTGGAAAAAGTCCGAGCGCGGGAAGGGCGGGCGCTGACCGATGTCGAGGCGACCATTTATGTCGAGAAGGACTCGCAGAAAGCGATCATCATCGGGCGCGGGGGCGGCATGCTGAAGCGAATCGGAGAACTGGTCAGACCGGAGATCGAGAAGCTGCTCGGCACCCAGGTGTTCTTGAAGCTGTGGGTCAAGGTTCGCAGCGATTGGCAGAAAGATGATGAGGCGCTGAAGCGGCTCGGCTACCTGCAACAATAG
- the dgkA gene encoding Undecaprenol kinase — protein sequence MSVVSPLHPFRCALQGIEDALSTQRHLRIHVVVAGFVALFGLLLGLPHIDLVLLLMAIALVIITELLNTAVELTVDLVSPTLHPIAGRTKDIAAGAVLIAALVAAAVGIIILAPPLLRALVASPLSAKSAMLAATAIGLAGSLVTALLPRPPRRRASS from the coding sequence GTGAGTGTTGTGAGCCCGTTACATCCGTTTCGCTGTGCGCTTCAGGGGATAGAGGATGCGCTCTCCACGCAACGCCACCTGCGCATCCATGTCGTCGTAGCCGGCTTCGTCGCGCTATTCGGGCTACTGCTCGGGCTGCCGCATATCGATCTTGTGCTGTTGCTCATGGCTATTGCGCTGGTTATCATCACAGAGCTGCTGAACACCGCCGTAGAATTGACCGTGGACCTTGTATCGCCCACCCTTCACCCGATTGCCGGACGGACAAAGGATATTGCCGCCGGCGCGGTGCTGATCGCGGCGTTGGTTGCGGCCGCTGTCGGTATCATCATCCTTGCGCCCCCTTTGTTGCGCGCCCTCGTCGCGAGTCCGCTCTCAGCGAAGTCGGCTATGCTGGCAGCCACTGCCATCGGGCTGGCGGGGAGTCTTGTAACCGCGCTCTTACCGCGTCCTCCGAGGCGTCGAGCGTCGAGCTGA
- the ybeY gene encoding Endoribonuclease YbeY, which translates to MTRLNRQYRGKAAPTDVLSFPMREGPFASLSPHLLGDVVISAETADRQARAAGRPLRDELAALLIHGILHLLGYDHQTPSEARRMKRLERQYGFPFIEAEGR; encoded by the coding sequence ATGACGCGCCTGAACCGGCAGTACCGAGGGAAGGCCGCGCCGACGGATGTCCTCTCGTTTCCGATGCGCGAGGGGCCGTTTGCGTCGCTCTCGCCGCATCTGCTCGGGGATGTGGTGATCTCGGCTGAAACGGCCGATCGACAGGCCAGAGCGGCGGGACGCCCTCTTCGAGACGAGTTGGCCGCACTGCTGATCCATGGCATCCTCCACCTCCTCGGCTATGACCATCAGACGCCGTCAGAGGCGAGGCGAATGAAACGCCTCGAGCGACAGTACGGCTTCCCGTTTATCGAGGCCGAGGGCAGGTGA
- the rny gene encoding Ribonuclease Y encodes MAPHRNGSSIIAGVQSPATRQLLSVPRLASSWFHWATGRLERHPGALYTLCSLVVLAIVLIIASSPALPTGILTLLGICLLVSFLLGSLYLYIWTLQPKPLRQPKSLFLLASVILLTVGIARSFFLFLPSIHQTLPNVPASALEYSIPVALGGLLLAILFNSRLAFAGALAISILTTFLAADGFRFFLYSLVSSLAAIFALVGRKDRTILLKAGMAVGLANLYSGLAWSLLSGSTEQLGFHLLCGLVSGLFVAILSLGLLPLFEYLFEVATDFRLVELCNLNHPLLKELILKAPGTYHHSIMVGTLAEAAAEAIGSNAMLCRVGAYYHDIGKVTKPSYFVENQQNVKNRHEKLGPNLSSLVIVSHVKAGMELGRAYGLPPAVLEMIPQHHGTRLTLFFYHKAKDAEESDQHEVQEERFRYPGPKPQTKEAAILMLADAVEAASRTLTEPTPGRFQTLVAKIVNAVFVDGQLRECELTFSELRLIEESFVRILCGIYHRRVEYPGFAFEESIGRRGANGDASHKPAKEDQARHELSQKGRGHHPRQSRG; translated from the coding sequence ATGGCGCCCCACAGAAACGGTAGCAGTATAATCGCCGGCGTACAGTCGCCGGCCACCCGCCAACTGTTGAGTGTCCCGCGCTTGGCATCTTCGTGGTTCCATTGGGCTACGGGGCGCCTTGAGCGGCATCCGGGCGCGCTCTATACGCTCTGCAGTCTGGTGGTCCTTGCGATCGTCCTTATCATCGCATCTTCGCCGGCGCTCCCGACGGGCATCCTGACGCTCCTGGGGATCTGCCTGCTGGTCAGCTTCTTGCTCGGCAGCCTCTACCTGTACATCTGGACCCTCCAGCCTAAACCGCTGCGACAGCCGAAGAGCTTGTTTCTGCTCGCTTCGGTGATCCTGTTGACGGTTGGCATCGCCCGATCGTTTTTCCTCTTTCTGCCCTCGATTCATCAGACACTTCCCAATGTGCCTGCGAGCGCCCTCGAGTACTCAATCCCCGTCGCTCTTGGGGGCCTGCTCCTGGCGATCCTGTTTAACAGCCGCCTGGCCTTTGCGGGCGCTCTTGCTATCAGCATTCTCACCACGTTCTTGGCCGCTGACGGGTTCCGCTTCTTCCTGTACAGCCTTGTGAGCAGCCTTGCAGCGATCTTCGCCCTCGTTGGTCGAAAAGATCGAACGATTCTTCTGAAGGCGGGGATGGCGGTTGGACTGGCCAACCTCTATTCGGGCCTCGCGTGGTCGTTGCTCTCCGGCTCGACGGAGCAGCTCGGCTTTCACCTGCTGTGCGGTCTGGTCAGCGGGCTGTTTGTGGCGATTCTGTCGCTGGGCCTGCTCCCCCTATTCGAATATCTGTTCGAGGTGGCCACCGATTTTCGATTGGTAGAGCTGTGCAACCTGAACCATCCGCTCCTGAAAGAGCTGATACTCAAGGCCCCAGGCACCTACCACCACAGTATCATGGTGGGCACCTTGGCCGAAGCGGCCGCTGAGGCGATCGGCTCGAATGCCATGCTCTGCCGGGTAGGCGCCTACTACCACGACATCGGGAAGGTCACCAAGCCTTCGTACTTCGTCGAAAATCAGCAGAATGTCAAGAATCGACATGAAAAGCTTGGTCCGAACCTGAGTAGTCTGGTGATCGTCTCCCACGTCAAGGCGGGTATGGAGTTGGGCCGGGCGTACGGCCTGCCGCCGGCGGTGCTGGAGATGATTCCGCAGCACCACGGCACCAGGCTCACGCTCTTCTTTTACCACAAGGCCAAGGATGCGGAAGAAAGCGACCAGCATGAGGTTCAGGAAGAGCGGTTCCGATATCCTGGGCCGAAACCCCAAACCAAAGAGGCGGCCATCCTGATGCTGGCCGACGCTGTCGAGGCAGCGTCGCGGACTCTGACTGAACCGACCCCAGGCCGGTTCCAGACGTTGGTGGCAAAGATCGTCAATGCTGTGTTTGTGGATGGTCAGCTCCGCGAATGCGAGCTGACCTTCAGCGAGCTTCGCCTCATCGAGGAGAGCTTTGTTCGAATTTTGTGCGGTATCTACCACCGGCGGGTGGAGTATCCGGGGTTCGCCTTTGAGGAGTCTATCGGCAGGCGGGGAGCGAATGGCGATGCAAGTCACAAACCGGCAAAGGAAGATCAGGCTCGACACGAGCTTTCTCAAAAAGGTCGCGGACACCACCCTCGCCAGAGCAGGGGTTAA
- a CDS encoding phosphate starvation-inducible protein, PhoH-like protein, whose translation MTGEQVRPDKKVSLPIGEEIQQLFGRKDEVRKLIEETLQVKLVARDGLISIQGEASDVAVGEQVVSELISQLTRGERVAPQDVKLALRLFMKKEEEEFKRIQGELIEVSSKKRPVRPKGSGQRRYIEAIRRHDIVFAIGPAGTGKTYLAMAMAVSALLKHEVSRIILTRPAVEAGEKLGFLPGTLYEKINPYLRPLYDALYDMIELERVTRLIEMGTIEIAPLAFMRGRTLNDSFIILDEAQNTTSEQMKMFLTRLGFGSRTVITGDITQVDLPAGRLSGLIEVQRILKGIEGIKFAYLSEEDVVRHELVQQIVRAYEAYQTAMLPAEGR comes from the coding sequence ATGACGGGGGAGCAGGTTCGACCGGACAAGAAGGTCTCGCTGCCCATCGGGGAAGAGATTCAGCAACTGTTTGGCCGGAAGGACGAAGTCCGAAAGCTTATCGAGGAGACGTTGCAGGTCAAGCTGGTCGCGCGAGACGGCCTCATAAGCATCCAGGGTGAGGCGTCAGATGTGGCGGTGGGAGAGCAGGTTGTATCGGAGCTGATCTCGCAGTTGACGCGCGGCGAGCGCGTGGCGCCACAGGACGTCAAGCTGGCCCTTCGGCTCTTCATGAAAAAGGAAGAGGAGGAGTTCAAGCGGATTCAGGGCGAGCTGATCGAGGTGTCGTCGAAGAAGCGGCCGGTCAGACCAAAGGGTTCCGGCCAGCGACGGTACATCGAGGCGATCCGCCGTCACGATATCGTCTTTGCCATAGGACCGGCCGGGACGGGCAAGACCTATCTGGCCATGGCCATGGCCGTCTCGGCGCTCTTGAAGCACGAGGTCAGTCGGATTATCCTGACCAGGCCTGCCGTGGAGGCGGGGGAGAAGTTAGGTTTCCTTCCCGGTACGCTCTACGAAAAGATTAACCCCTATCTCCGGCCCCTGTACGATGCGCTCTACGACATGATCGAGTTGGAGCGTGTTACCCGTCTGATTGAGATGGGCACCATCGAGATTGCTCCCCTGGCCTTCATGCGAGGCCGAACGCTCAACGATTCGTTCATTATCCTGGACGAGGCCCAGAACACGACCTCGGAGCAGATGAAGATGTTTCTGACGCGCCTCGGTTTCGGTTCCAGGACCGTCATCACGGGGGATATTACCCAGGTCGATCTACCTGCCGGTCGATTGTCCGGTCTGATCGAGGTGCAGCGCATTCTGAAAGGGATCGAGGGAATCAAGTTTGCCTATCTCAGCGAGGAAGACGTGGTGCGACACGAATTGGTGCAACAGATCGTCAGGGCCTACGAGGCGTACCAGACCGCCATGTTACCAGCCGAGGGGCGATAG